A genomic region of Acipenser ruthenus chromosome 9, fAciRut3.2 maternal haplotype, whole genome shotgun sequence contains the following coding sequences:
- the LOC117405485 gene encoding BTB/POZ domain-containing protein KCTD12-like translates to MALADSASGLSNGGDADSPFPEIIELNVGGQVYLTRHKTLISVPDSLLWQMFNQKTPKELSRDSKGRYFLDRDGFLFRYILDYLRDLNLVLPDYFPEKCRLKREADFFQLQDLSKRLSPKVSKENSISEEISQSDPEEVGFLGGAGGSTTSLEPTRFVSTMTSTHARSQSLESRKSGYITVGYRGSYTIGRDAQADAKFRRVARITVCGKTSLAKEVFGDTLNESRDPDRPPERYTSRYYLKFNFLEQAFEKLSEVGFRMVACSSTGTCAYASNDPSEDKIWTSYTEYVFCRD, encoded by the coding sequence ATGGCTCTGGCAGACTCTGCGAGTGGCTTATCAAACGGTGGCGATGCAGACTCCCCTTTTCCTGAAATTATAGAGCTCAATGTTGGGGGACAGGTATATCTGACTCGACATAAAACTTTGATCTCAGTACCCGACTCTCTGCTGTGGCAGATGTTCAATCAGAAAACCCCCAAGGAACTGTCCAGAGACAGCAAAGGCCGCTACTTTCTGGACCGGGATGGCTTTTTATTCCGTTATATTTTGGACTACCTGAGAGATCTCAACCTGGTGCTACCTGATTACTTTCCAGAGAAGTGCAGACTGAAAAGAGAGGCAGACTTTTTTCAACTGCAAGACCTCTCTAAGAGACTCAGCCCTAAAGTAAGCAAGGAGAATTCCATCAGTGAAGAGATCAGTCAAAGTGACCCAGAAGAGGTAGGTTTTCTTGGTGGAGCGGGGGGCTCGACCACAAGCTTGGAACCAACGCGCTTTGTGTCAACAATGACAAGTACCCATGCACGTTCCCAGTCACTGGAGTCCAGGAAATCAGGCTACATTACTGTAGGATACAGGGGGTCCTACACCATCGGGAGAGATGCGCAGGCGGATGCGAAGTTCAGGAGGGTGGCCAGGATCACAGTGTGTGGGAAGACCTCTTTGGCCAAAGAGGTGTTTGGTGATACCTTGAACGAGAGCAGAGACCCCGACAGGCCCCCGGAGAGATACACCTCCAGATACTACCTGAAATTCAATTTCCTGGAGCAGGCTTTTGAAAAGCTGTCTGAAGTCGGCTTCCGTATGGTGGCTTGCAGCTCCACAGGCACGTGCGCTTATGCCAGCAATGACCCCAGCGAGGACAAGATCTGGACCAGCTACACAGAGTATGTTTTCTGTAGGGACTGA